AGGAACCCCGCGCGGCCTTCGCGGCCGCAATGGGTATTTGGGCAACAGAGAAGGGCCGAGCGCGGCGCCCCGTGCTTCTTCGTTGTTCAAATACCCATGCCGGACGTGCCATCCGCGCGGCGCATGAAAAAGGGGCCCGAAGGCCCCCAGGTTATACCAATGCGCCGTGGCAATGCTTGAATTTCTGGCCCGAGCCGCAGGGGCAGGGGTCGTTGCGCGACGGGTTGCCCCAGGTGGTGGGGTCGGTGGCGTCGAAGCCCGCGACGCGGCCCGAGACCTCGCCGCCCTCGGCTTCCTCGTGCTCGGGGTGCATCTGCGCCTCGGTTTCCGCCTGGCTCTGCTGGTATTCGCGCAGCATCTGCTCGCGCTCGGCATCGGTCAGCGGCCGGATGCGGGCCAGTTGCTGGGTCACGTCGAAGCGCAGCCCGTCCAGCATGGTTTCGAACAGCTGGAAGGCCTCGGTCTTGTATTCCGACAGCGGGTCGCGCTGCGCATAGCCGCGGAAGCCCACCACCGAGCGCAGATGTTCCAGCGTCACCAGATGCTCGCGCCACTTGCCGTCGATCTGTTGCAGCAGCACCTGCTTTTCGATCTGGCGCATGTTGTCGGGGCCGAACTGCTCGGCCTTTTGCGCCATGTAGGTGTCGGTTTCCCGCTGCACACGCTCGCGCAGCGCGTCCTGGTCCACGCCTTCCTCGGCGGCCCAGTCGGCGATGGGCAGGTCCATGTTCAGCCGCTCGATCACCGCCTTGTGCAGGCCCTGGACATCCCATTGCTCGGCATAGGCGCGGGGCGGCAGGTATTCGTCGATCAGGTCGTCGATGACTTGGGCGCGCATGTCGGCCGCGACCTCGGCCACCTCTTCGGTATGCATGATTTCCAGGCGCTGGCTGAAGATCGCCTTGCGCTGGTCGTTCATCACGTCGTCGAATTTCAGCAGCTGCTTGCGGATGTCGAAGTTGCGGCCCTCGACCTTGGCCTGGGCGCGTTCCAGCGACTTGTTGACCCAGGGGTGGACGATGGCCTCGCCGTCCTTCATGCCCAGCGTGGACAGCACCTTGTCCAGCCGTTCCGAGCCGAAGATCCGCATCAGGTCGTCTTCCAGCGACAGGAAGAACAGCGAGCGGCCGGGGTCGCCCTGGCGGCCCGAGCGGCCGCGCAGCTGGTTGTCGATGCGCCGGCTTTCGTGGCGTTCGGTGGCCAGAACGAACAGACCGCCGGCGTCCAGCACCGCCTGCTTGTCGGCGGCGTGCTCGGCCTCGATGCGGGCGCGCAGCTCGTCGGGGTTCGCCTCGGGATCGGCGGCCAGCGCCTCCATCACCTTCATCTCGACATTGCCGCCGAGCTGGATGTCGGTGCCGCGGCCGGCCATGTTGGTGGCGATGGTCACGGCGCCCAGCTTGCCGGCATCGGCGACGATCTGCGCCTCGGCCTCGTGCTGGCGGGCGTTCAGGACGTTGTGCGGGATGCCCTCCCTGGTCAGCATCTGCGACAGCATCTCGGATTTCTCGATCGAGGTGGTGCCGACCAGGATCGGCTGGCCCTTGGCATGGGCCTCCTTGATCGCCTCGATCACGGCGGCGTATTTCTCGGCCGCGGTGCGATAGACGCGGTCGTGTTCGTCGATGCGCTGCACCGGGCGGTTCGTCGGCACTTCGACCACGCCCAGCTTGTAGATCTCGGCGAATTCCTCGGCCTCGGTGGCGGCGGTGCCGGTCATGCCCGAGAGCTTGGCATAGAGCCGGAAATAGTTCTGGAAGGTGACCGAGGCCAGCGTCACGTTCTCGGGCTGGATCGCCACGCCCTCTTTCGCCTCGATGGCCTGGTGCAGCCCGTCGGACAGCCGGCGGCCCTTCATCATCCGGCCGGTGAATTCGTCGATCAGCACGATCTCGCCGTCGCGGACGATATAGTGCTGGTCGCGCATGAACAGCTTGTGCGCCCGCATCGCCTGGTTCACGTGATGCACGATGGTCGTGGATTCCGGGTCGTAGAGCGTCTGGCCCTCGGGCAGCACGCCTGCCGCCTGCAGCCGCTTTTCAAGGAATTCGTTGCCTTCCTCGGTGAAGGTGGCGTTGCGGGCCTTTTCGTCCAGCTTGTAATGCTCGGGCGCCAGTTCCGGCATGAACTTGTCGAGCGTGATGTAAAGCTCGCTGCGGTCCTGCGACGGGCCCGAGATGATCAGCGGCGTGCGCGCCTCGTCGATCAGGATCGAGTCGACCTCGTCCACGATGGCGAAGAAATGCCCGCGCTGGGTCATCTGGTCGATGGAGCCCTTCATGTTGTCGCGCAGGTAATCGAAGCCCAGCTCGTTGTTGGTGGCATAGGTCACGTCGGCGCGATAGGCCTCGCGCTTCTCGGCGTCCTCCTGGAAGGGATAGACCACGCCGGTGGTCATGCCGAGATGGGCGAAGACCTTGCCCATCCAATGCGCGTCGCGTTTCGCCAGGTAGTCGTTGACGGTGACGACATGCACGCCCTTGCCCGCCAAGGCATTCAGATAGGCCGGGAAGGTCGCGACCAAGGTCTTGCCCTCGCCCGTCTTCATCTCGGCGATATTGCCCTGGTGCAGGAAGATGCCGCCCATCAGCTGGGTGTCGAAGGCGCGCAGGCCAAGCGCGCGGCGCGCGCCCTCGCGGCAATTGGCGAAGGCTTCGGGCAGCAGCTTGTCCAGATCCTCGCCCGATTGCGCCCGGCCCTGCAATTCGCGGGTCTTGCCGATCAGGTCGGCGTCGGACAGGGCGCGGAACTTCTCTTCCAGCGCGTTGATCTGGGCCACCAGCGGGCGGACCGATTTCACCTTGCGGTCGTTGGGCGTGCCAAAGACCAGTTTCGCCAAGTTTCCGATGCCGAGCATGTGAGCCTTCAAAATCGCGTATCTGGGGGTGCGCGGGACGTTCCGCCTACTTGCCGCCACCATTCGCCTTGCCCTATCACTTGGGCCGGAAAAAGGCGACGGGCGCGCATTTTCGGTTGGGCCGGATGTATGCGCCGGGCGCTTGAGTGTCAATGTTTTCGCCCGTTCACCTGTGCGTGGACGCGCGCTCCCACGAAAGGGAAAACCATGCTCCGACCGCTTCTTGCCGCGACCGCCCTGAGCTCTGTCCTGCTGGGCGGATTGCCCGCGTCGGCGCAGGATGCCGATACCGTCGTCGCCACGGTCAATGGCGAGACGATCACCCTGGGCCAGATGATCGCCATGCGCCAGGGGCTGGACGCGCATACCACGCAGGGCCTGCCGGATACGGCGCTGTGGGATCTGATGCTGGATCAGATGGTGCGCCAGACCGCCGTCGCGCAACAGGCCGAGCCGCTGAGCAAGCGCAACCAGGCCGCCATCGAGATCGAGAAGCGCGCCTATCTGGCCGGCGCCGTGCTGGAAAAGGTCGCGAGCGCCGAGCCGACCGAGGCCGAGCTGAAAGCCGCCTATGACCAGGCCTTCGGCGGCCAGACCGAGCCCAAGACCGAATACAATGCCGCCCATATCCTGGTGAAGACCAAGGAAGAGGCCGAGGCCATCGCCAAAGAGATCGCCGACGGCGGCGATTTCGGCAAGCTGGCCGAGGAAAAATCGACCGACAATTCCGGCCCGAACAAGGGCGACCTGGGCTGGTTCCAGCCCGAGCAGATGGTCGCGCCCTTTGCCGAGGCGGTGAAGGCGCTGAAGAAGGGCGAGGTTTCCGCCCCGGTCGAGACGCAGTTCGGCTGGCATGTCATCAAGCTGGTCGACTCGCGCGAGGTGACGCCGCCCAGCTTCGACGAGGTCAAGGAGCAGCTGGCCGTGCAGGTGCGCCGCGACAAGGTCCAGGCCGCCATCGAGAAGCGCGTGGCCGATTCCAAGATCGAAAAGACCGAGGGGCTGGCCCCCGACCTGCTGAACAAGACCGACCTGCTGGGAGAGTGAGCGATGGCCAAGGCCCTGGACAAGAAGCCCAAGCTTTCGGATGCCGACAAGCTGAAGTCACTGGAGAAGAAGCTGAAAAAGCTGAAATCCGCCTTCAAGCAGGCCGCGGCCAGCGTCGAGTCGCGCGTCGAAAAGGGCGCCGAGGCGGCTGTGGCGGCGGTGACCAAGCCCAAGAACCCGGTCTCGCCCTTGGCGCCGGCCGGCTTTCCCGAGCTGCCGGTGGTCGCGGGGGTGGAATTCGCCTCGGCCGCGGCGGGGGTGAAATACAAGGGCCGCACCGATGTCATGCTGGTGCGGCTGGCGCCGGGCACCGCCATCGCGGGCGCCTTCACCCGCTCCTCGACCCGGGCGGCCTGCGTGCTGGATTGCCAGGCAAAGCTTGCCGGTCCGCAGGATGACCAACAGGGCGCGGCGATCATCGTGAACT
This portion of the Paracoccus sp. N5 genome encodes:
- the secA gene encoding preprotein translocase subunit SecA: MLGIGNLAKLVFGTPNDRKVKSVRPLVAQINALEEKFRALSDADLIGKTRELQGRAQSGEDLDKLLPEAFANCREGARRALGLRAFDTQLMGGIFLHQGNIAEMKTGEGKTLVATFPAYLNALAGKGVHVVTVNDYLAKRDAHWMGKVFAHLGMTTGVVYPFQEDAEKREAYRADVTYATNNELGFDYLRDNMKGSIDQMTQRGHFFAIVDEVDSILIDEARTPLIISGPSQDRSELYITLDKFMPELAPEHYKLDEKARNATFTEEGNEFLEKRLQAAGVLPEGQTLYDPESTTIVHHVNQAMRAHKLFMRDQHYIVRDGEIVLIDEFTGRMMKGRRLSDGLHQAIEAKEGVAIQPENVTLASVTFQNYFRLYAKLSGMTGTAATEAEEFAEIYKLGVVEVPTNRPVQRIDEHDRVYRTAAEKYAAVIEAIKEAHAKGQPILVGTTSIEKSEMLSQMLTREGIPHNVLNARQHEAEAQIVADAGKLGAVTIATNMAGRGTDIQLGGNVEMKVMEALAADPEANPDELRARIEAEHAADKQAVLDAGGLFVLATERHESRRIDNQLRGRSGRQGDPGRSLFFLSLEDDLMRIFGSERLDKVLSTLGMKDGEAIVHPWVNKSLERAQAKVEGRNFDIRKQLLKFDDVMNDQRKAIFSQRLEIMHTEEVAEVAADMRAQVIDDLIDEYLPPRAYAEQWDVQGLHKAVIERLNMDLPIADWAAEEGVDQDALRERVQRETDTYMAQKAEQFGPDNMRQIEKQVLLQQIDGKWREHLVTLEHLRSVVGFRGYAQRDPLSEYKTEAFQLFETMLDGLRFDVTQQLARIRPLTDAEREQMLREYQQSQAETEAQMHPEHEEAEGGEVSGRVAGFDATDPTTWGNPSRNDPCPCGSGQKFKHCHGALV
- a CDS encoding peptidylprolyl isomerase, with amino-acid sequence MLRPLLAATALSSVLLGGLPASAQDADTVVATVNGETITLGQMIAMRQGLDAHTTQGLPDTALWDLMLDQMVRQTAVAQQAEPLSKRNQAAIEIEKRAYLAGAVLEKVASAEPTEAELKAAYDQAFGGQTEPKTEYNAAHILVKTKEEAEAIAKEIADGGDFGKLAEEKSTDNSGPNKGDLGWFQPEQMVAPFAEAVKALKKGEVSAPVETQFGWHVIKLVDSREVTPPSFDEVKEQLAVQVRRDKVQAAIEKRVADSKIEKTEGLAPDLLNKTDLLGE